A genomic window from Mesorhizobium sp. 131-2-1 includes:
- a CDS encoding LacI family DNA-binding transcriptional regulator, which produces MPTMAEVARRVGVSVSTVSHVVNGTRFVSPEKAKLINDAIAAMGYQPNELARSLKVASTRSVGLAISAISNPYFTDIICAVEAECARLGLMVFLSDTQEDPDRELQVVRAFHQRRVDGVILAPSGSPERAIDYLAEKKLPCVLIDRFADDRFDQVGVENDTAMHALIDHVASFGHQRIGYIAGQPGLATTRERIEAFRASLAANGLECLPHYVSPENVDTASATASAYAILSLPSPPTALVTGNNMTTIGAVRAIREKGLSIPGDVSLVGFDDFEWADCFEPRLTLVEQPCTEIGRQAAALLSERIASSDAAPRAVRLQARLQTRASCAKPPHTRPA; this is translated from the coding sequence ATGCCGACAATGGCTGAGGTCGCGCGCCGCGTCGGCGTCTCGGTTTCGACCGTCTCACACGTCGTCAACGGCACCCGCTTCGTCTCGCCCGAGAAGGCGAAGCTGATCAACGACGCCATCGCCGCCATGGGCTACCAGCCCAACGAGCTTGCGCGCTCTCTGAAGGTCGCCTCGACCCGGAGCGTCGGGCTCGCCATCTCGGCGATCTCAAATCCCTACTTCACCGACATCATCTGCGCGGTCGAGGCCGAATGCGCCCGGCTCGGGCTGATGGTGTTCCTCTCCGACACGCAGGAAGACCCGGATCGCGAGCTTCAGGTGGTGCGCGCCTTCCACCAGCGTCGCGTCGACGGCGTCATCCTGGCGCCGTCGGGCTCGCCGGAGCGCGCCATCGATTATCTGGCCGAGAAGAAGCTGCCCTGCGTGCTGATCGACCGCTTCGCCGACGACCGCTTCGACCAGGTCGGCGTCGAGAACGATACGGCGATGCATGCCCTCATCGACCACGTCGCCTCCTTCGGCCACCAGCGAATCGGCTACATCGCCGGCCAGCCGGGGCTGGCTACCACGCGCGAGCGCATCGAGGCGTTCCGCGCCTCGCTCGCCGCCAATGGACTTGAGTGCCTGCCGCACTATGTCTCGCCGGAGAATGTCGACACGGCGAGCGCCACGGCATCTGCGTATGCGATCCTGTCGCTGCCCTCGCCACCCACCGCACTGGTTACCGGCAACAACATGACGACGATCGGAGCAGTCCGCGCCATCCGCGAGAAGGGTCTTTCGATCCCCGGCGACGTGTCGCTGGTTGGCTTCGACGATTTCGAATGGGCCGACTGTTTCGAGCCCAGGCTGACGCTGGTCGAGCAGCCCTGCACCGAGATCGGCCGCCAGGCGGCGGCGCTGCTCAGCGAACGCATCGCGTCCAGCGACGCCGCACCCCGCGCCGTGCGGCTCCAGGCAAGGCTGCAGACGCGCGCATCCTGCGCGAAACCGCCCCACACGAGGCCGGCATGA
- a CDS encoding anion transporter produces the protein MTWTGAAALLILILTYAGVAVGRFPGLRLDRAGIALLGGAAMIAVGAISMDDAYRAINFDTITLLLGMMIVVAHLKVSGAFRALGGYAIEHAHAPFMLLVMVTLLTGVLSAFLVNDAICLVMAPIVVHVTRVINRNPVPYLIATCTASNCGSVATITGNPQNMVIGALSGISYPAFSAALAPVALFGLAAVIVIIRIVYRAEFSRDVELSPEVYRGRMLPGQVLKAVVVCVVLAVAFFAGIPVAKAALIAGAFLLVTRAIKPHRIYREIDGPLLFMFAGLFVVVAGAERTLLTPDMIAWAKNIGLDDVWRLSGFTAVLSNIMSNVPAVLALRPFIPGLENPERAWLVVAMSSTLAGNFTLLGSVANLIVAEQAKAAGKELSFSAFFKVGLPLTLVTLAAGTAWLAFTS, from the coding sequence ATGACATGGACTGGAGCGGCGGCGCTTCTGATCCTCATCCTGACCTATGCCGGGGTCGCCGTCGGCCGTTTTCCTGGCCTGCGTCTCGACCGTGCCGGCATTGCGCTGCTTGGCGGCGCGGCCATGATCGCCGTCGGCGCGATCAGCATGGACGATGCCTACCGCGCTATTAATTTCGACACCATCACGCTGCTGCTCGGCATGATGATTGTCGTCGCGCATCTGAAGGTGTCGGGTGCCTTCCGCGCACTTGGCGGCTACGCCATCGAGCACGCGCATGCCCCCTTCATGCTTCTTGTGATGGTGACGCTTCTGACCGGCGTGCTCTCGGCCTTCCTGGTCAACGACGCAATCTGCCTGGTGATGGCGCCGATCGTCGTCCATGTCACCCGCGTCATCAACCGTAACCCGGTTCCCTACCTCATCGCCACCTGCACCGCCTCCAACTGCGGCAGTGTTGCCACCATCACCGGCAACCCGCAGAACATGGTGATCGGCGCCTTGTCCGGCATTTCCTATCCGGCCTTTTCGGCCGCGCTCGCGCCGGTTGCGCTGTTCGGGCTCGCCGCCGTCATCGTCATCATACGCATCGTCTACCGTGCCGAATTCTCTCGCGACGTGGAGCTCAGCCCCGAGGTCTATCGGGGACGCATGCTGCCGGGTCAGGTGCTGAAGGCAGTTGTCGTCTGCGTCGTGCTGGCGGTCGCCTTCTTCGCCGGCATCCCCGTCGCCAAGGCGGCGCTGATCGCCGGCGCCTTCCTGCTGGTCACCCGCGCGATCAAGCCGCATCGCATCTATCGCGAGATCGACGGCCCGCTGCTGTTCATGTTCGCCGGCCTGTTCGTTGTCGTGGCCGGGGCCGAGCGCACGCTGCTCACGCCGGACATGATCGCCTGGGCGAAGAATATCGGGCTCGACGATGTCTGGCGGCTGTCCGGCTTCACCGCCGTGTTATCCAATATCATGAGCAACGTGCCGGCGGTGCTGGCGCTGAGGCCGTTCATCCCTGGCCTGGAAAACCCCGAGCGCGCCTGGCTGGTGGTGGCGATGAGTTCGACGCTGGCCGGCAATTTCACGCTGCTCGGCTCCGTTGCCAACCTCATCGTCGCCGAGCAGGCCAAGGCTGCCGGCAAGGAGCTTTCCTTCTCCGCCTTTTTCAAGGTCGGCCTGCCGCTGACGCTGGTCACGCTCGCCGCCGGCACGGCCTGGTTGGCTTTCACCTCCTGA
- a CDS encoding sensor histidine kinase has protein sequence MDTIQHEGIGLPGAQTVDMMQALPVAVYTTDREGRISFFNEAAAELWGHRPVINEDRWCGSWKLRHLDGRIMAHDECPMAIALRQEKDVCWGRAIAERPNGELIPFSAHPVLLRDAAGDLVGAINTLLDLRTQTMADEARTRLAAIVDSSMDAIVSKDINGIITSWNDAAERLFGYTPAEAIGRPVTMLIPIDHLDEETSIISRIRAGERVPSYETVRQRKDGSRIPVSLTVSPIRDGIGRIVGASKIARDISSHKESERRIRLLMREVNHRVKNQYSVIISMIRETSKQASTPAVFLERVRERILALSESHDLLVNAEWRGATVAELVEAQVRAFAAQSRVSAQGPVIMLKPNAVQYLGIAFHELATNSAKYGVLSHPGGQVDVEWAVTAAANGEEIFGLVWSERDGPPLDGETRRGFGSIVLKRIAPQALGGTGLLEFGEHGASWTLEAPLRYVKNSPDDMD, from the coding sequence GTGGATACCATTCAACATGAGGGTATCGGGCTTCCCGGCGCCCAGACCGTCGACATGATGCAGGCGTTGCCGGTTGCCGTCTACACCACAGACAGAGAGGGCCGCATCTCCTTCTTCAACGAAGCCGCGGCCGAGCTTTGGGGCCATCGTCCCGTCATCAACGAGGATCGATGGTGCGGCTCGTGGAAACTGCGTCATCTCGACGGCCGCATCATGGCGCATGACGAATGCCCGATGGCCATAGCCTTGCGCCAGGAAAAGGACGTCTGCTGGGGGCGGGCGATAGCCGAGCGGCCGAACGGAGAACTCATCCCGTTCAGTGCGCACCCCGTCCTGCTTCGCGATGCCGCCGGCGATCTGGTCGGCGCGATCAACACCTTGCTGGACCTGCGCACGCAGACGATGGCGGACGAGGCTCGCACACGGCTTGCCGCCATTGTCGATTCGTCGATGGATGCGATCGTCTCAAAGGACATAAACGGCATCATCACCAGCTGGAACGACGCGGCTGAGCGCCTCTTCGGCTACACGCCCGCGGAGGCGATCGGCCGGCCGGTGACGATGCTTATTCCGATCGACCATCTGGACGAGGAGACTTCGATCATCAGCCGCATACGCGCCGGCGAGCGCGTGCCGTCCTACGAGACGGTGCGCCAGCGCAAGGACGGTTCGCGTATTCCGGTTTCGCTGACCGTCTCGCCGATCCGTGACGGCATCGGCAGGATTGTCGGTGCTTCCAAGATCGCGCGCGACATCAGCTCCCACAAGGAGAGCGAGCGGCGCATCCGCCTGCTGATGCGCGAGGTCAACCATCGCGTGAAGAACCAGTACTCGGTGATCATTTCGATGATCCGCGAGACCAGCAAGCAGGCGAGCACCCCGGCGGTTTTCCTGGAAAGGGTGCGCGAACGCATCCTGGCGCTTTCGGAATCGCACGATCTCCTGGTCAACGCGGAGTGGCGTGGAGCGACCGTCGCCGAGCTGGTCGAGGCGCAGGTAAGGGCCTTTGCGGCCCAGTCGCGCGTGTCCGCACAGGGACCGGTGATCATGCTCAAGCCGAACGCCGTCCAATATCTCGGCATCGCCTTCCATGAACTGGCCACCAATTCGGCAAAATACGGCGTTCTGTCCCACCCGGGCGGCCAGGTCGACGTCGAATGGGCCGTGACCGCCGCCGCCAATGGTGAGGAAATCTTCGGGCTTGTCTGGAGCGAGCGCGATGGACCGCCCCTGGATGGCGAGACACGCCGCGGGTTCGGATCGATTGTGCTGAAACGGATCGCGCCGCAGGCGCTGGGCGGCACCGGACTGCTGGAGTTCGGCGAGCACGGTGCAAGCTGGACGCTCGAAGCGCCGTTGCGATACGTGAAGAACTCTCCCGACGATATGGATTGA
- a CDS encoding Thivi_2564 family membrane protein translates to MASSALIGILITFLVIILVLYLVQRLPLDGRTRQIAQIVVIIIGIISLLKYLAVF, encoded by the coding sequence GTGGCTTCATCGGCGCTCATCGGCATCCTGATCACCTTCCTGGTGATCATCCTCGTACTCTACCTGGTCCAGCGGCTGCCGTTGGACGGCCGGACGAGACAGATCGCGCAGATCGTCGTCATCATCATCGGCATCATTTCGCTGTTGAAGTATCTGGCTGTGTTCTAG
- a CDS encoding GFA family protein, which yields MSSDIRRSGSCLCGGVQFSVTGEPLRVGLCHCKDCRKTSGSAYQAFAIWPLEAFETAGIVSTYGGRSFCPTCGGRVTSVGEEEVEVMLGSLDVAPTELEPTYELWTVRREHWLQPLPSARQFGHDRADGEAMDEGEASIAADGDGEAARSAA from the coding sequence ATGTCCAGCGATATCAGGCGCAGCGGCAGCTGCCTGTGCGGCGGCGTCCAGTTTTCGGTCACCGGCGAGCCGCTTCGGGTCGGGCTTTGCCATTGCAAGGATTGCCGCAAGACCAGCGGATCGGCCTATCAGGCCTTCGCTATCTGGCCGCTCGAGGCTTTCGAGACGGCCGGTATCGTCAGCACCTATGGCGGCAGGAGCTTCTGCCCGACCTGCGGTGGCCGCGTCACATCGGTCGGCGAAGAGGAGGTTGAAGTGATGCTTGGCAGCCTTGATGTGGCGCCGACGGAGCTTGAACCCACATACGAGCTGTGGACGGTGCGCCGCGAGCACTGGCTGCAGCCCTTGCCCAGTGCCCGGCAGTTCGGACACGACCGGGCCGATGGTGAGGCGATGGACGAAGGCGAAGCAAGCATCGCCGCCGATGGCGACGGGGAGGCGGCGCGCAGTGCGGCTTGA
- the msrA gene encoding peptide-methionine (S)-S-oxide reductase MsrA, whose product MATSTERAVLAGGCFWGMQDLIRRFPGVISTRVGYSGGDVQNATYRNHGTHAEAIEIVFDPARLSYRTLLEFFFQIHDPTTTNRQGNDVGMSYRSAIYYTSDEQRRIAEDTIADVDASRLWPGKVVTELAPVGPFWQAEPEHQDYLDRYPNGYTCHFVRPGWKLPVREKAAS is encoded by the coding sequence ATGGCGACTTCCACCGAACGCGCGGTGCTTGCTGGCGGCTGCTTCTGGGGCATGCAGGATCTGATCCGGCGCTTTCCGGGCGTCATCTCGACCCGCGTCGGCTACAGCGGCGGCGATGTGCAGAACGCCACCTACCGCAACCACGGCACTCATGCCGAGGCCATCGAGATCGTTTTCGATCCGGCCAGGCTGAGCTACCGCACACTGCTCGAATTCTTCTTCCAGATCCACGATCCGACAACAACGAACCGTCAGGGCAACGATGTCGGCATGAGCTATCGTTCGGCGATCTACTACACCAGCGACGAACAGAGACGCATCGCCGAAGACACGATCGCCGATGTCGATGCCTCACGCCTGTGGCCGGGCAAGGTCGTCACCGAGCTCGCGCCGGTCGGCCCCTTCTGGCAGGCCGAACCCGAGCATCAGGATTATCTGGACAGATATCCGAACGGCTACACTTGCCATTTCGTCAGGCCGGGCTGGAAGCTCCCGGTCCGCGAAAAGGCCGCTTCATAA
- a CDS encoding ABC transporter permease, producing MTALLSFLLGNPAILGLLASVAAALGWGFRQRLAGAGAERARQAKAEAAARALADQVDNDIGALPAGAASKELKTWGRD from the coding sequence ATGACGGCGCTGCTTTCCTTTCTGCTCGGCAATCCGGCGATCCTTGGCCTGTTGGCCTCGGTGGCGGCCGCGCTCGGCTGGGGCTTCCGCCAGCGGCTCGCCGGCGCCGGCGCGGAGCGCGCTCGGCAGGCCAAGGCCGAGGCAGCGGCCCGCGCGCTCGCCGACCAGGTCGACAACGATATCGGCGCGCTGCCTGCGGGCGCGGCCAGCAAGGAGCTGAAAACATGGGGAAGGGATTGA
- a CDS encoding glycoside hydrolase family 108 protein, producing the protein MAWTLAKLGLCDRIFSASFRPAPLIRLGAARRSTFSHKGRRQEAPRSAGKLRPNKPLSPNPDSTWELHVPTRHVRCPVRSGIVRVAVGNEECQTACCDIWLCSKQSAASLLISGSADACAHSTKASTTTNLARPANPRPYRQFYWDAVAGAELPDGIDYAVFDFAVNSGPGRAARYLQAIVGVIQDGRIGPATLGAVKARPAGVVIDTLCDARLAFLKRLPTWPTFGRGWSDRVGSVRAEALLLSAVEPAAPAPAPGQAGLSVPSVKAAHPEVAPNPALPAGNAFWRLLLAIFKTILGGKKS; encoded by the coding sequence TTGGCATGGACTCTTGCCAAACTGGGACTTTGCGACAGGATCTTCAGCGCCTCATTCCGTCCAGCACCCCTCATCCGTCTCGGCGCTGCGCGCCGATCCACCTTCTCCCACAAGGGGAGAAGGCAAGAAGCGCCGCGCTCGGCCGGAAAATTACGTCCGAACAAACCTTTATCGCCAAATCCTGATTCAACCTGGGAACTCCATGTCCCGACACGTCACGTTCGCTGCCCAGTTCGGTCAGGCATAGTTCGGGTGGCTGTCGGCAATGAAGAATGCCAGACCGCATGCTGCGATATCTGGTTGTGCTCGAAGCAATCCGCCGCCAGCTTGCTGATTTCTGGATCCGCCGACGCCTGCGCCCATTCAACAAAGGCATCGACGACCACAAACCTCGCCCGACCGGCCAACCCCAGACCGTACCGGCAGTTCTACTGGGATGCCGTCGCCGGCGCCGAGCTTCCGGACGGCATTGACTATGCCGTGTTCGACTTCGCCGTGAATAGCGGGCCGGGCAGGGCGGCGAGATACCTTCAGGCGATCGTCGGCGTTATCCAGGACGGCCGGATCGGTCCGGCGACGCTCGGCGCCGTCAAGGCCCGGCCAGCCGGCGTCGTCATTGACACGCTCTGCGACGCACGCCTGGCGTTCCTCAAGCGGCTGCCCACATGGCCGACCTTCGGCAGGGGCTGGAGCGACCGGGTAGGCTCCGTGCGCGCCGAGGCGCTGCTGCTGTCGGCGGTTGAGCCGGCCGCGCCGGCACCAGCGCCTGGGCAAGCGGGCCTATCCGTACCTTCGGTTAAAGCTGCCCATCCGGAGGTTGCGCCTAATCCGGCCCTGCCTGCCGGCAACGCATTCTGGCGCCTGTTGCTCGCCATCTTCAAAACCATTCTTGGAGGCAAGAAATCATGA
- a CDS encoding terminase large subunit domain-containing protein, which yields MAGNQLGKTRAGGAEWAMHLTGRYPDWWRGKVFDTPVRLWAAGVTGEGTRDNPQRVLIGPPQQQAAWGTGMIPADAIVHIVMGRGAPAALDSVVVRWGGGGDVQAGESVLSFKSYEKGREKWQGETLHGVWFDEEPPLDIYSEGLTRTNATAGITIVTFTPLLGMSDVVLRFLSAAEVERMGKG from the coding sequence ATGGCCGGCAACCAGCTCGGCAAGACCAGGGCAGGGGGTGCCGAATGGGCCATGCACCTCACCGGCCGCTATCCCGACTGGTGGCGGGGCAAGGTGTTCGACACCCCTGTGCGGCTCTGGGCCGCCGGCGTCACCGGCGAGGGCACGCGCGATAACCCGCAGCGCGTGCTCATCGGCCCGCCGCAACAGCAGGCCGCCTGGGGCACCGGCATGATCCCGGCCGACGCGATTGTGCACATCGTGATGGGCCGTGGCGCGCCGGCGGCGCTCGACAGCGTCGTCGTGCGCTGGGGCGGTGGCGGCGACGTCCAGGCCGGCGAGAGCGTGCTGTCCTTCAAGTCCTACGAGAAGGGCCGCGAGAAATGGCAGGGCGAGACCTTGCACGGCGTCTGGTTCGACGAGGAGCCGCCGCTCGACATCTATTCCGAAGGCCTCACCCGCACCAACGCCACCGCCGGCATCACCATCGTCACCTTCACGCCGTTGCTCGGCATGAGCGATGTGGTGCTGCGGTTTCTGTCGGCGGCGGAGGTGGAGAGGATGGGCAAGGGGTGA
- a CDS encoding DoxX family protein, with protein MEDTQSTWQTVVILIARLIFAGMFAMGVAFKFMDMGMTAGYIAAAGFPFPLFLAWCAAILETLLVIAFLTGALLTPAALIGAVYVTFLGFAFHGPSHWAGNQAEFGAFMSHFPFAAGLLFAAVHGPGSVLSLRQGWPGRA; from the coding sequence ATGGAAGACACCCAATCGACCTGGCAGACCGTGGTCATCCTCATCGCCCGGCTGATCTTCGCCGGCATGTTCGCGATGGGGGTGGCCTTCAAGTTCATGGACATGGGCATGACCGCCGGCTACATCGCCGCCGCCGGCTTCCCGTTCCCGCTGTTCCTGGCCTGGTGTGCGGCGATCCTCGAAACCCTGCTGGTGATCGCCTTCCTGACCGGCGCCTTGCTGACCCCGGCAGCGCTGATCGGCGCGGTCTATGTGACCTTCCTCGGCTTTGCCTTCCACGGCCCTTCGCACTGGGCCGGCAACCAGGCCGAGTTCGGCGCCTTCATGTCGCATTTCCCGTTCGCCGCCGGCCTGCTTTTCGCCGCCGTCCACGGCCCGGGCAGCGTGCTTTCGCTGCGCCAGGGCTGGCCGGGCAGGGCTTGA
- a CDS encoding IS5 family transposase gives MAVKQTGQLSLAEAFLGSKLPGGASPLDRLSGLVKWYRFEKLLVALRDGGPGRAAWPPLVLFKALLLQSLYGLSDRELEEALGDRLSFRRFVGLGLEESIPDHTVLSRFRNLLVGEGLMEKLFGELDRQLEKAGVILKRGTMLDATLIDAVSAPPTPERVSKDADARITARKGKGGLTFGYKAHVGVDEGSGLIRTVITTPANVNDTVPADRLICGDEKTVWADAAYDTHARRARLKAEGKKVRIARRPNKHHALPARLKHYNRLIARRRAAVETTFATLKNRMRLTTIRYVGLAKAAGQVTMAAIAFNMRRWAAITG, from the coding sequence ATGGCGGTGAAGCAGACAGGTCAGTTGAGCTTGGCGGAGGCGTTTCTTGGCAGCAAGCTTCCAGGTGGCGCTTCGCCACTCGATCGGCTGTCTGGTCTGGTGAAGTGGTATCGCTTCGAGAAGCTGCTTGTCGCGCTGCGCGATGGCGGGCCGGGACGCGCGGCCTGGCCGCCGCTGGTGCTGTTCAAGGCGCTGCTGCTGCAATCGCTCTATGGGCTGTCGGATCGCGAACTGGAGGAAGCGCTGGGCGACCGGTTGTCGTTCCGCCGCTTTGTCGGGCTTGGTCTTGAGGAGAGCATCCCCGATCACACGGTGCTGTCACGCTTTCGCAATCTGCTTGTCGGCGAAGGGTTGATGGAGAAGCTGTTTGGCGAACTGGACCGACAGCTGGAGAAAGCCGGTGTGATCCTGAAGCGTGGCACGATGCTGGATGCCACGCTGATCGATGCCGTCTCGGCGCCGCCGACGCCGGAGCGGGTGTCGAAGGACGCAGACGCTCGCATAACCGCACGCAAGGGCAAGGGCGGCCTCACCTTCGGCTACAAGGCTCATGTCGGGGTGGATGAGGGATCGGGCCTGATCCGCACGGTGATCACTACACCGGCCAACGTCAACGACACAGTGCCGGCCGATCGCTTGATCTGCGGCGACGAGAAGACGGTGTGGGCGGATGCCGCCTATGACACCCATGCCCGCCGTGCCCGGCTCAAGGCTGAGGGCAAGAAGGTGCGCATTGCGCGCCGCCCCAACAAGCATCATGCGCTGCCGGCGCGGCTCAAGCATTACAATCGTCTGATCGCCAGACGGCGAGCGGCGGTGGAGACCACCTTCGCCACGCTCAAAAACCGCATGAGGCTGACCACGATCCGTTATGTCGGACTGGCCAAGGCTGCTGGTCAGGTGACGATGGCGGCGATCGCCTTCAACATGCGCCGATGGGCCGCCATCACGGGATAG
- a CDS encoding tryptophan 2,3-dioxygenase family protein yields MLKSEYHARIEAPEMRDYGVYLQCDKLLQCQKPLAEMVNADELQFQIVHQVEELWMKLIAYTLADVLDYLEKQDTHRIVTLMGRVHRLMRMMTAQLDVLETMSPKEYQQIRLQLGNGSGQESPGFKLLLRMPPDLWRGFKASYLDGRGLTVADVYDAHYDHGDSYVVAEALIEFDELFQKFRANHLYLIHRSIGLGSRSLKGRPVEMLEGGARHRFFPELWDIRCDMTDRWGAEYGTVRESISQCPHAKAG; encoded by the coding sequence ATGCTGAAGTCCGAATACCACGCCCGCATCGAGGCGCCCGAGATGCGCGATTATGGCGTCTATCTGCAATGCGACAAGCTTCTGCAATGCCAGAAGCCGCTGGCCGAGATGGTCAATGCCGACGAGCTGCAGTTCCAGATCGTGCACCAGGTCGAGGAGCTGTGGATGAAGCTCATCGCCTACACGCTGGCCGACGTCCTCGACTATTTGGAGAAGCAGGACACCCACCGCATCGTCACCTTGATGGGGCGCGTGCACCGGCTGATGCGCATGATGACGGCGCAGCTCGATGTGCTGGAGACCATGTCGCCCAAGGAATACCAGCAGATCCGCCTGCAGCTCGGCAATGGCAGCGGCCAGGAATCGCCTGGCTTCAAGCTGCTCTTGCGCATGCCGCCGGATCTCTGGCGGGGCTTCAAGGCCTCATACCTCGACGGCCGCGGGCTCACCGTCGCCGACGTCTATGACGCCCACTACGACCATGGCGACTCCTACGTCGTCGCCGAGGCGCTGATCGAGTTCGACGAGCTGTTCCAGAAATTCCGCGCCAACCACCTCTACCTCATCCACCGCTCGATCGGGCTCGGCTCCAGATCACTGAAGGGCCGCCCGGTGGAGATGCTGGAAGGCGGCGCCCGCCACCGCTTCTTCCCCGAGCTCTGGGACATTCGCTGCGACATGACCGACCGCTGGGGCGCCGAGTACGGCACGGTCAGGGAGTCGATCAGCCAATGTCCGCACGCGAAGGCTGGGTAG
- a CDS encoding Lrp/AsnC family transcriptional regulator, with product MLDTLDRKIVAALERDARLSFGELAEEVGLSKTPCWKRVKALEEAGVIRGYSTRVDPASIGFGIEAFIQVSIDFEVSDAFEAAVQRHPLIRRCYATTGEADYLLQIVTVDMMALDRMLREELSRLPGVRRTITSMAMREIKGDISFANAAAHALRR from the coding sequence ATGCTGGATACCCTCGACCGCAAGATCGTCGCCGCGCTTGAGCGCGACGCGCGCCTCTCCTTCGGCGAGCTGGCCGAGGAGGTCGGCCTCAGCAAGACGCCGTGCTGGAAGCGGGTCAAGGCGCTGGAGGAAGCGGGCGTCATCCGCGGCTATTCCACCCGCGTCGATCCGGCGAGCATCGGCTTCGGCATCGAGGCCTTCATCCAGGTGTCGATCGACTTCGAGGTCTCGGACGCCTTCGAGGCGGCTGTGCAGAGGCACCCGCTGATCCGCCGCTGCTATGCCACCACCGGCGAGGCCGACTATCTCCTGCAGATCGTGACGGTCGACATGATGGCGCTCGACCGCATGCTGCGCGAGGAGTTGAGCCGGCTGCCCGGCGTGCGGCGCACCATCACCTCGATGGCGATGCGCGAGATCAAGGGTGATATCTCATTCGCCAATGCGGCCGCGCATGCGCTGAGGAGATAA
- a CDS encoding HTTM domain-containing protein: MPAPTDAADDRPGWRLMHAIAARFVGWAVDTEGSSRSSALIRVGLAMLFWSRWAGELLLYMDQSPMGLFLAANFFVATALLFVGYHSRVAAVWTGAVGLAMYYYFGFQLGREPWTHHHTYLLAVAALLIALTPCGRSYSLDRYLAVMRAERMGLPPPAERGNLWGLRLIVVQLSVLYFFAALDKTSYAFLSGARIEAIFLWYYEGSDHPAGLAWLATIVSIAVVALEYCLAFGLPFRATRRYLLLPGLAFHAIIYLTLPVYTFSATMALLYLAYFDADAVDKVIARLQGIGPTGTAREEIS; this comes from the coding sequence ATGCCTGCGCCGACTGACGCCGCCGATGACCGGCCGGGCTGGCGGCTGATGCACGCTATCGCCGCGCGCTTCGTCGGCTGGGCGGTCGACACCGAGGGCTCGTCGCGTTCCTCCGCGTTGATCCGCGTCGGCCTGGCGATGCTGTTCTGGTCGCGCTGGGCGGGCGAGTTGCTGCTCTATATGGACCAATCGCCGATGGGCCTGTTCCTCGCCGCCAACTTCTTCGTCGCCACGGCGCTGCTTTTCGTCGGCTATCACAGCCGCGTCGCCGCCGTCTGGACGGGCGCGGTCGGGCTGGCGATGTACTACTATTTCGGCTTCCAACTCGGGCGCGAGCCCTGGACCCACCACCATACCTATCTGCTTGCCGTCGCAGCACTGCTGATCGCACTTACCCCTTGCGGCCGCTCCTATTCGCTGGACCGCTACCTGGCGGTGATGCGCGCCGAGCGCATGGGCCTGCCGCCGCCGGCGGAGCGCGGCAATCTGTGGGGGCTGCGGCTGATCGTGGTACAGCTCTCGGTGCTCTATTTCTTCGCCGCCTTGGACAAGACGAGCTACGCCTTTTTGAGCGGCGCGCGGATCGAGGCGATATTCCTCTGGTACTATGAGGGCTCGGACCATCCAGCCGGCCTTGCCTGGCTCGCCACGATCGTATCCATCGCTGTGGTCGCGCTCGAATATTGCCTTGCCTTCGGGCTGCCGTTTCGGGCAACGAGGCGCTACCTGCTGCTGCCGGGCCTGGCCTTTCACGCCATCATCTATCTGACGCTGCCGGTCTACACGTTCAGCGCCACCATGGCGTTGCTCTATCTTGCCTATTTCGATGCGGATGCCGTCGACAAGGTCATCGCGCGGCTCCAGGGGATCGGACCGACAGGGACTGCCAGAGAGGAAATTTCGTGA